The following DNA comes from Miscanthus floridulus cultivar M001 chromosome 5, ASM1932011v1, whole genome shotgun sequence.
cagcaactctaaggaactctttttcccaaacttctcctgatatgcatttagttcgctcataagtatctgattctgccgatgcgatgatataagaagaatcaccagggacaaactcaatcttatccccaatccactatacgaggcattgatgcattgtagaaggaacacaacaattagcatgaatccaatccctccctagaagcagattatatgcacccttgccattaataacaaagaacgtcgtcggcaaggttttgctgccgatggtcaattcaacgcatactgcccctttagccggtgacacattgccttcaaaatccttcagcatcatatcggttttggtcaagtcttgatctcccttaccaagttttcgatacatcacataaggcataatattaatcgcagcccctctatcgataagtatcttagatacagtctgcccatcaactctgcctttcacaaacaaagccttaagatgttgtctctcgtcatcggtaggtttctcaaaaacagccatcattggatctagtgtcaacagagctacttgatcagagagaacaacttcttcctcattatcagatagtgccaaaaactccatcggcaacatgaataccatattaacatctgtcgatggacccttatttttgtgttttacctgccactgctgatgaccagacctctcattggaggaattttcctctcggtataaatcctcctgatgctcacgttgcatcctccttttctgtgtctttatcagaccctccgggcaccatcgagattttccaaaccggctgataacaggtcccagttgattctacatggcgtatattagggtcctcgtagaatatttcttcatcgggaactcttgcgtttgccatctcctcaagctcctcttgattccttggaaaatatccagcgcgtttaccaagcctctcatgtacactaagtctgccccccagccgatcatgcactgatgctctgcctctgatcggctcattgataaataaaccctgattgccaggttgaaacctcctttctgactgattgaccccataataaccattgcactcagggtaattttcaacagttggcaatttaataccttcttcccagcaatggatgaaaaacgggcacctccaatgatctttatgccgataccattcttcccgacgtctctcttcttgctgttgtcgatatcagtccttacgctgacgccaaccctcctgctgccttcgatgggtaatcacaatgccaggtcgaggagggtttttggaactactgctttctcccagcaaacccttactttttgcatcatcggtagttatccgatgttggggatccactgatgcatttttctcagcagcctctgacatcaataccttggtcttccctttggcctccaacatatttgctggaaaagggtgttgatcaattttcatcggcttctgggccttggaagtaccaaacttaattctcccagattcaatagccgattgtaactgttgcctgaacaccttgcactcatttgtactgtgtgaagttgcattgtgccatttgcagtacaagatcttcttcaactcttctgccatgggatcacatgattaggtgacagcttaatttggccctcttgaagcagaagatcaaatatcttgtcggccttggtgatatcaaaggtaaacttttctggctctttctgaccaaagggacaagatatcggctttttattcttaacccactcagctaagccgataactggttcttcatcagaatcagaatctcctacttcttcaacaaatgatacttttttactccaattctttttaggttcaaaaaccctagtatcttgattagagatcctttgcacaagatgactgaggctttcaaactcctgagaagcatatctatctttaagatgtggcaataacccttggaaagccagatcggcaagctgccgatcatccagcaccaggctgtagcacttattttttacatctcgtagcctttgcacaaatctttctaccgattcatcattacgctgtctcaattttactaaattggtaagcttcttttcatggattccagcaaagaaatacttatgaaattgtttttctagatcagcccaagtaataatagaatttggtggtaatgaaataaaccatgtaaatgccgatccagacaaagatgatgaaaataatcgaactcttaattcatctctgctagctgcctctccacattgaataatgaagcgattgacgtgttccattgttgatgtatcatcttgcccagagaatttagtgaaatctggtaccttgtaccgatttgggagaggaattaaatcatatgcaggagggtatggagtccgataagaataagtattgaccttgggctttatcccaaactaatccttcataatttctgctatcttatcggcccaaaaagcatcagcctcctgctgacgaactggctaaatttctacaggaggtacctgctgatatccctccacatatctttgtggcccacgatctccagcaatcggcatatttgccgttacttatggtccattaacctgctggaaaggattcatcggctgagctgccgatgcttgattctggaaaccagcttgcatatgaccttgttgaatccctgcaacctgctgattttgctaaactatatgttgaacaggtaactgtcttgaccaaccattattagaactcatcggtacaaaacttaccgatggctggtaatttgctgacattgttggataattataaccagcttgaggcataaactgaaccccagtttgactcatagcaggggctttctgctgcatcggcagtaagcttgccgatggacttgaattgggtgtttgaaccaaaggcatctggaaacctcctggagttggttgcacagtagttgctgtggcatattgaggcacttgagccatcggcgaaacagccgatggtataggagcttttcctactgcatcaaacacttgaggtaacccaggattgaaagcagatgactccggaggcataccatatccccaccaattagcaggaatctagctattctgagacacaaggcctgacatagctgatgctgatagatctgtattaagctgaactcgtcctcctggtagtatcggatctgatcgtatcggtgtagattgaatattaggtaagcctgctgatactggaggagaagtaacttctgtacccacaacggccgagggagccgatggagtattgacagataccggctctggttggtgataggcaggcccaacgtaatgcggtgacgcttgtccttctttgagagttcgaaccacagcattatgaacagtattggacagcacattggaatgatgaatcaaagcatgatttactatagaattaaccatctcttgaagtttaccaggattggagtcaaaggtaacctgtcgaggcaacggcaaatcttgcttctggatgacttgtccactcttgttcaggctaaacgatctcagacaaagctgcctgtattcttctatagccttttccatggcctgcctctgctcttccttaagatcttcttctgataccacgataatgttctctgaatcgatctcgggattgaacatattgatcggattgatttgtcccaccaggcgtgccaaaagatgtgttgatgcaaaagtggatctgcaaacacaaagggctaatacccgaatcgatatccaaagcgtgccagtcgatttgacttgttaatcgacaaggatgaagatacgagcactttggtcctgacaacagcgatacgcccggaagtcacggccaagaggtactcacgtggaactcgagaatcgccaaaggtcgcactgaagcgatgcaactcgccgaatcaatgagaactcgtaaaaaggaaaaaatatgcaaattgacaaagtcgccgaaaagtaagtagatgcaaataggagtaaaaattagttttgatattgattgattcatattacattgcccctcaatctatatttataccctgatctaaagagacataaccaaatatgactaggacaccaagtccatatctaaggaaacacgtgactcttacatgaatcatactctaacaaatatagaaaaggaaatcaactcctatctatttccctgtccgcctcaattacgatagaattctcaccgacctcctttctatcggcatacttcctgtttcatcggcagtagttttcaagccttccttcatcggcatcgacaataacatctccaaccttatcggcaacgcctgagtctaaatcaacctttccatcgatcaccaccattcatcggcaaccatctttacaagctgattttcatcggctgtcagcgtatacagtaactttcctcctgccgattagcccactctgatcattttgacacgtgcaaaaaacggtgtcaacagcagccatgataaagataacatgTTAAACCTCCAAACGATACGAATCTATACACGCTCAACagaatcatgaaaacatgctatgatCAAGCAATCGCAggcgatcgactaaatagccgatgcggATACAACATGCAGCCAGAGGCTATGTTTGACCATAAGCAAGACTTACTATTTGATGATTTCTATTCTATAATGCTAATAGTGGGGGTTGACCaaatcgatggcagccataataacaGCTCTAGACCAGATTTCATCAGCTATCAAGCTTCGCTTAGGGTTAGACACGTCCTGACCACATGCTATCTTcaatcaagattggattgaaacGACTAAGCTGACTGAGACCATCGTCAAAGCGAGATGTAAATGGGGAAAAGTGACAAGACGATAATTTGAAGAGATTTAAAACCAATATGTTTCAATCTTAATTGGATAGGGGGTGATTTTGTTAGAAATAGTAAGAAACTAATTATAATAAAATCGATAACTAGCAAATCTATTAAAAACAGTAAGAAAACCCTACCGATCTTAATAAATTTAGCTGATAACTAATCAAAATTTGTATAAGATACGAGCCAGACAGATGCAACCATACAAATTTTAATAAGAATTGAGGGTAACTTGTATCAATAATTGTAAGAGATACGAGCCAgatcgatgcaaccttacaattaaCTGACGTTAACTAATTTATACCAAGCTTGTAAGAGGTCAAACCTAACCGgcgcagccttacaaacaaaatatAAGTCATGACAGATACTCATAGAAAAACCGGAGGTCGGACTTAACTGATGGCAACCCTGCTTACCGAAAAACTCACCGAAATTtactctacttctactcctaGGGGGTGGCGtaagccaaaaagtaaaggtactaaTTTTTGATTGATCGCTGaatgtctattacaatagccggggttcaatattttatacccgaggcttgactaCGAGTCCTAGTCGAAATAAGACCGATCACAAAACTTAGAAAAGAAACAAAACTTCTTAAATTATGATAATTTTGACCTCAATCTTTCTTTTCTACGAAGTCCGATGCGTCTTCTCACTTCATATCTTGTCGCCCCCACCAATGGGGCCCGTTGCCTTGAGATGATGATGTCACCTTATCTAGTCTATTATGATGGCAATTTAGTTAACCGATCTTGCTGAATATTTTGGCTTTCCCTCGATAAGTCTCTGACCTTATGGCCTCCTTATCTTGAACCAAATTTCAGTGTCAACAATTGAATGGACAGTGAGGTAGGCTATCCAAAAATAGAGAGCAAATGAGGTGGGATGGAGAGCTACTAAATTTGAAGAGTCATTTATAGTCTGTTGGCGACGTTTTTCTTTAATAATAGCCAAATTTACCCTTAAAAAGGATTTGTCTAATCTTGAGATACTCTAAAACTCCCTCCGAATTCCTAAACACTACTACCACACACAGCCAGACGCAGACATTTGGACAATGAAAAAAATCCAAGTTACCTCCCTCAATGTTTGCGAAAATATGTTTTTCCTACCTGAACTTAAAACCGGGTAAACCACctccctaaacttttaaaaccatttattTTATCTCCCTAACCGGTTATAAATGGTTTTCAAAGGcgattttgtctttttcttttttatttatttcgattgaatctttaaaaaatcatagtaaatcatagaaaaatcataaaatgaaaaatctaattttattggactacacatgagtagatctacacagtgaacatataatatgatatgctttagtataaattttttgctatagctttagatctatgtttttatataattaattcataactgcagtttctatggtctaatCGTGGTGAGATTTTAATGATAGACTAATtgttgtatgcttgaactgtagttAAAATTCATACTGATTGGTGATtcattgaaactacagtaaaTTGATAGATCACAAATTCAAACACATCACAAATTCAAATGGTTCAAACATAACACTCTAACAGGTCTCAAATTAAACATGGTTCAAACATAACACTCTTAACAGTTCAACCACTCCAGTCTTGGCAACACCTCTTCAACCACGCCAACCTTCCTTGTCAATTTCTTAAATATTGTTCGGTTGTATTTTTGGGCAAACAACATAGTTGCAACGTAGAGCTCCTCTGTGCCCTCGGCCAATCCACATTCCTTTACCAAACTCATACAATGGTCTATGTCCTGCTCCACTTGTTCCTCCTCCAACCTCTTCTATTCTTTCTTCTGTTCTTGAAGTTCCTTCAAGGTATTGACCTCAGTGCTTGTCCCAAATTGAATGGCCTCTGTCAACCCCTTCACGGCCTTGGTCATTGGACTCTTGTTCTTCTTGGCTGGGCTTGAGGCTGAATCTATGGTACTGCTCCCCCTCTTTCGACTGGTGGTACTCCGTACTCATTGGACTAGCATGGGTGCCTCTGTCTTCCTCTGCATCCCcatcttgatcatcttcttccccatatGTATGTGCTAGAGTTGAATTTCCTCCAGGGATGCACGAGGACCGTCCATCAACTGTATTACCTTGGAACATTTCTACAAGGTGATTGATGTAAGATGGGATGGCCCATCTGAACTTCTTGCACTCTGCATATTTTTTTCTGAAATGTAGAAATGTAGACACATATTAGCACAACAGCATGGCAAATGAATAGCTATAACAGCGTAAAAATGTAGACATGTAGAAATGTAGAAATGCAGACACATATTAGTACCTCTGTGTTTTTGGACTACCGGTCATCATCAGCTATGATTGTTCCATTCTCATTGCGGCCTAATCCTGTTTCACCTTGGCTCCAATCATGCCACTGCCACATAGTCTTGCATTGAGTCCATCTGTTCTTGAATTGTTTGACTTCATGGTTGAGGCCAGTCCTTTCAAAATATTTCTGGGCTATAATCTTGTAAGCTATATTTTTCAtctgcccatttggacaattgcCTTCTCTAATTTGTTCAACACATAGTTCACAGAATATATGTGTGTTTCCTTCACTTGTCCAATTTGCCTTGTCAAAACGGTTCTATTACAGAAAATAGTTCTATCATCAAGAAAAGATCATCTATTACATGAAACAATTTACACATAAAGATCTGGTAAATTAAATAGTTACTATTGTAAGCACACATGCTGGATGGTTATTTTTGTAGCAGCATATATAACAATTGGAGCTCTGGGCCTCAACTttggatttttcaaaaaaaaaacatgttggaTGGTTACTATTGCAAGCACACATGCTGGATGGTTACTATTGCAAGCACACATGCTCGGGAATGCACTATGCAATTTGATTATTGAAGCTCGGGAAGTAGTAGCTAGTTTTGTTTAGCATATACATACATAAGCCAATAAAACACACATGCTTGGATTATTGCAGAACCACCACCAGCAGGTAGATATAGCTAGGCATCAGAAGATGACAACCAAACCATGCATTATCCGATATATCCAATATACATATGCCTAACCAAAGAAAAGATAGCATTTCATACACAAGTGTCACCAGGCTTTATTACTCAGTTCAGAGCTGCATAATACTAAGTTGATATTCCAATCCTGAATTTCTAGAGGGGATTAGTGTATGTCCGTAGCCAGCAGACTCATATGTACCGCTCCAGCATTGACAAACAAACACATATCAAGATTCTAGATCCTCAGTAAAGAAAACATACTGAACGATGCACCAGATATATCATATATGTTCAGAGTTGAGACTGAAACTATCTACTCAGTATGATATCACACGTCCACAACTAAAActtcatcaatatatatatatatatatatatatatatatatatatatatatatatatatatatatatatatatatatatcttacacgtgctatagctagtagTGCATGTCTGCAAAGTTTCTAGCACTGGTTGTACCCTTGCGCGTAGTCATGGAACACTGAATCCACTCCAGGATGTACTGGAACAAAATTCAAAGAACTAGAACTTACCAACTGGGAGCCGTTGTCATCTGCTTGCTCCCACTGATTGTGGGCACCAAGATCCTATGGAGGAAAGGAGTTCCCGGCAGAAGACGATCCATGACCAGGGTGGTTAGGCATCAACGTACCACGGCCTCCGCCACCAATCCCCGGAGGAGCATGGCCGGTCCCTGTGGCACGCGGTCGGCTACAACTCTAGTGTTGAGGGACTTGGAGCGGTGACCTTGTCCGCGAGCAGCCTGGCATCCCCCACGTCCGGGTCCGCTCCCACCACCGCCTTGACGAGGAGGCTAGAACAGTCCATGTTCGGATCTGGGGGCAAGAGGAGGCTATAGATTGATCTCAATCCCAAACTAGGCCCAAtgacccagttgggcctttgatccgcgccctgatcgggggtgcccagcccactatggctggagggcccctatcacactatgcaataaatagaggtgggggccgatggctcaagtcacgaggtttgcctgagccgagctccccactaacaaaccctaaacccgatctagtgaggggcgcagccagtgacgggaagccaccagccgctcCGCCCGCTCCATCGACGTTGACGTCTTCATCGCCCTCTTCACCGACCATCAatgcccgtgcgcagactacaCCGACAAACATGATGGCATCCTCTGAACCCTCCCCCTCTGTGGTGTCAGGTTTGACAGCCCTTGTCCATCATCTCTGTGTCCATGTCTCTATCTAGAACGTGTCCTAGGTTTTGGTTCATCCAATAGCGAGTAGTCCCTCTAATCGACACCTAGATCGATCTTATGAAtgcaacaatggtatcagagccgttttGCTAGGTGTAGATCACGGCAAGGTCTAGAATCAgactagaaaagaaaagaattgaATTAGATCCCTTCGAATCTGAGCAGACTAGGGttttccctaaccctaaccctaactgggtgaaagaaagaagaaaaggaggGCTTGGCTTCAAGTCTAAACCGAACCCTAAACCCACAATCaactggggaagaagaacagtgctcattccaaaaccctaaccctaatttttgACCCCATCCCCAATCAGTTGAATCCGAGAACACAAATAGAGAAGCAAATCtaaaggggaagaaggggaaggggaggcctACCTCGTTGCTGCGTAGCGCTACTGCCTCGCCGGTGTGTGGGGAAAAGAAGGCCGAGCCGAGGGCACTGCTCGCTGGGCTCTAGCCAAAGGGGCGTCACAGCTAGGCCACTCGATGATGGcatgctcacccgctggggagcgcgctcaTCGGCGAGGGGACCGACGACGGCACTGAGTCGTCTACTTGCTCACGCTCGCTCTCGCTCGGGCTCCGCATGactgagagagaggaggggatggTGAAGAGTGAAGAATGGCTAGGGTTTTCGGGTGATGGCCGCCGTGTCCCGGTTTTGATCGGCCTATCTCATCGCGCAGCCGTCGGATCGGCGTGGACGGCTCAGATTGATCGAGCCGACTCGCAGCC
Coding sequences within:
- the LOC136455197 gene encoding uncharacterized protein, producing the protein MDCSSLLVKAVVGADPDVGDARLLADKDLGAHNQWEQADDNGSQLNRFDKANWTSEGNTHIFCELCVEQIREGNCPNGQMKNIAYKIIAQKYFERTGLNHEVKQFKNRWTQCKTMWQWHDWSQGETGLGRNENGTIIADDDRKKYAECKKFRWAIPSYINHLVEMFQGNTVDGRSSCIPGGNSTLAHTYGEEDDQDGDAEEDRGTHASPMSTEYHQSKEGEQYHRFSLKPSQEEQESNDQGREGRLEEEQVEQDIDHCMSLVKECGLAEGTEELYVATMLFAQKYNRTIFKKLTRKVGVVEEVLPRLEWLNC